The Anabas testudineus chromosome 14, fAnaTes1.2, whole genome shotgun sequence genome includes a region encoding these proteins:
- the LOC113169708 gene encoding T-lymphoma invasion and metastasis-inducing protein 1-like isoform X2, producing MSAFRKSRTSKSKRSTESIYDMLQLSTEQVAAFCRSLHDMNPPECPMSSSSSSSSSSLSPSPVSALPPTGGTATQRQLSHADKLRKVINELVETENTYVKDLNCLIKCYLTPLQKESFLTPEELDVLFGNLGEMVEFQVEFLRTLEDGIKLVPDLDRLERVEQFKKVLFSLGGSFLYYADRFKIYSAFCASHTKVPKVLAKAKTDPDFKAFLAERNPRQQHSSTLESYLIKPIQRVLKYPLLLRELYSLTDPDSDEHYHLDVAMKAMNKVASHINEMQKLHEEYGAVFDHLINEQTADKKQVADLSMGDLLLHSTVMWLNAPATLVKSKRDPDLAAFVFKTAVVFVYKDCSKHRKKIGASHRASVSDDRDPFRFSHMIATDSLQVRPLANSEGTAVCEIVHTRSESEGRPERNFQLCFRSPDSKKDFLKAVQSILREKQRRQLLKTESLPLNQQYVPFGGKRLCALKGARPSMNRAASAPSQELTRRKLVRNRLTIDTDLIYHGNNNNSNNPDSSHHPSHPTPYSSFSQHALLQSHKSQGQDTDRWVEEQFDLGCYEDRGEGIDIGEVKETDILSDDDEYCKSVRAASAEPSELEGKMEGLNLQGAERRSHNVNGRVESRSDTMHGVMQNQVNYGDDSGSVESFTSCVVSLSRCATPTVKLAPLKQCAVEGATKDHEDIWVRRDDFANGCKSDVF from the exons ATGTCAGCCTTTAGGAAGAGCAGGACCTCCAAATCCAAACGCTCCACCGAATCCATCTATGATATGTTACAGCTG agCACGGAGCAGGTCGCTGCTTTCTGCCGTAGTCTCCATGACATGAATCCCCCAGAATGCCCTATGTCGTCCTCCTCATCGTCCTCTTCATCATCCCTCTCTCCGAGCCCTGTGTCAGCTTTACCGCCCACAGGAGGAACTGCCACCCAGAGGCAACTCTCCCACGCTGACAAACTGCGCAAGGTTATCAATGAACTAGTGGAGACGGAGAATACTTACGTCAAA GATCTGAACTGCCTAATAAAGTGCTACTTGACACCTTTGCAAAAAGAGAGCTTCCTCACACCAGAAGAG CTGGATGTTTTGTTTGGAAACCTCGGGGAGATGGTGGAATTTCAAGTGGAGTTTCTTCGGACGCTGGAAGATGGAATCAAACTGGTGCCAGATCTGGACAGATTGGAAAGAGTGGAGCAATTTAAG AAAGTGCTGTTCTCCTTAGGTGGCTCCTTTCTGTATTATGCTGATCGCTTCAAAATCTACAGCGCCTTCTGTGCCAGCCACACCAAGGTCCCAAAGGTCCTGGCTAAAG CAAAGACTGACCCAGATTTCAAGGCTTTCTTGGCTGAGAGAAATCCCAGACAGCAACATTCATCCACTTTGGAGTCTTATCTCATCAAACCCATCCAGAGGGTCCTGAAGTACCCATTGTTACTAAGGGAGCTCTACTCTCTCACTGACCCTGACAGTGATGAACACTATCACCTGGATG TTGCAATGAAGGCCATGAACAAAGTTGCGAGTCACATCAACGAGATGCAAAAGCTTCATGAGGAGTACGGGGCTGTTTTCGACCATCTCATCAATGAACAGACAGCAGATAAAAAACAG GTGGCTGACCTCTCAATGGGGGATCTTTTGCTACATTCAACCGTGATGTGGCTCAACGCTCCAGCCACACTGGTGAAGAGCAAGAGGGACCCTGACTTGGCTGCTTTTG TGTTCAAAACAGCGGTTGTATTTGTCTACAAAGACTGCTCCaagcacaggaaaaaaatt GGGGCCTCTCACCGTGCTTCTGTGAGTGATGACAGGGACCCTTTCCGTTTCAGTCACATGATTGCAACAGACTCTCTTCAAGTCCGTCCCCTTGCAA ACTCTGAGGGTACAGCCGTGTGTGAGATAGTTCACACAAGATCTGAATCTGAAGGAAGACCAGAAAGAAACTTCCAGCTGTGCTTCAG ATCACCAGACAGTAAGAAGGACTTCCTGAAAGCAGTCCAGTCCATCCTTAGGGAAAAGCAGCGACGGCAGCTTCTCAAGACGGAGTCTCTGCCGCTTAACCAGCAGTATGTCCCATTTGGGGGTAAACGCCTGTGTGCCCTCAAAGGGGCACGGCCCTCTATGAACAGAGCAG cTTCAGCTCCATCTCAAGAGCTGACCCGCAGGAAGCTGGTGAGGAACCGCTTGACCATCGATACTGACCTCAtttaccatggcaacaacaacaacagcaacaatccGGACTCCTCTCATCACCCTTCCCATCCTACTCCCTACTCATCATTTTCCCAGCATGCCCTCCTTCAGTCCCACAAATCTCAGGGGCAGGACACAGACCGTTGGGTGGAAGAGCAGTTTGATCTGGGCTGTTATGAAGACCGGGGAGAGGGTATTGACATAGGGGAGGTTAAGGAGACAGACATTttaagtgatgatgatgagtaCTGCAAGTCTGTCCGAGCTGCGTCGGCAGAACCATCTGAACTTGAGGGGAAGATGGAAGGACTTAACCTACAGGGCGCCGAGAGGCGGAGCCACAACGTGAATGGACGGGTAGAGAGTAGAAGTGATACCATGCATGGAGTTATGCAGAACCAGGTTAACTACGGTGATGATTCAGGCTCGGTAGAGTCCTTCACCTCTTGCGTTGTCTCTCTATCCCGCTGTGCAACCCCGACTGTAAAGCTTGCCCCCTTAAAGCAGTGTGCTGTGGAAGGGGCCACAAAGGACCATGAGGACATCTGGGTGCGGCGGGACGACTTTGCTAACGGATGCAAAAGCGATGTCTTCTGA